One genomic segment of Bradyrhizobium diazoefficiens includes these proteins:
- a CDS encoding PAS domain-containing protein, which yields MYYSEPRSPSLRDQEIIEQITHLAGVAIQRAHLDRDLTVREAKIRRLVDANIIGIFIWEAEGAILEANDAFLRIMGYDREDLDAGRLRCTELMPQE from the coding sequence ATGTATTATAGCGAGCCGCGGAGCCCAAGCCTGCGCGATCAGGAGATCATAGAACAGATCACCCATCTGGCGGGGGTTGCGATTCAACGTGCCCACTTGGACCGCGATCTCACAGTGCGCGAAGCCAAGATCCGGCGCCTAGTAGACGCCAATATCATCGGCATCTTCATCTGGGAGGCCGAAGGTGCGATTCTCGAAGCCAATGACGCGTTTCTTCGTATCATGGGATATGACCGCGAAGATCTCGACGCGGGCCGCTTGCGTTGCACGGAATTGATGCCGCAAGAATGA
- a CDS encoding sensor histidine kinase: protein MELAHANRVAAMGQLTASIAHEVKQPIAATVANARAALRFLDAPMVDLDEVRQILNDMLKDGNRAGEVVSRIQDLIKKAPPRPDRLEVNEAIRELIELTRSAAVKNSVSMHAELANGLPIVHGDRVQLQQVLLNLVINAIEAMSGLGEGPRELLVSSGTTESGGVLVTVRDSGPGLAPAMLDRVFESF from the coding sequence ATGGAATTGGCGCACGCAAACCGCGTCGCAGCAATGGGGCAGCTAACGGCCTCGATCGCCCATGAAGTGAAGCAGCCGATCGCTGCGACAGTGGCCAATGCGCGAGCCGCATTGCGCTTTCTTGACGCCCCGATGGTGGATCTGGATGAAGTACGACAGATACTCAACGACATGTTGAAAGACGGCAATCGAGCAGGAGAGGTCGTCAGCCGTATCCAGGATCTCATCAAAAAAGCGCCACCCCGGCCGGATCGCTTGGAGGTCAACGAAGCCATTCGCGAACTGATAGAACTTACCCGTAGCGCGGCGGTGAAGAACAGCGTCTCCATGCACGCGGAACTCGCGAACGGCTTGCCAATCGTTCATGGGGACCGGGTCCAACTGCAACAAGTGCTCCTGAACTTGGTGATCAATGCGATCGAGGCCATGAGCGGCCTCGGCGAGGGACCACGGGAATTGCTGGTCAGCAGCGGGACAACCGAGTCGGGCGGCGTGCTTGTGACTGTGCGAGACTCGGGTCCGGGACTGGCGCCAGCGATGCTCGATCGCGTCTTCGAGTCGTTCTAG
- a CDS encoding helix-turn-helix domain-containing protein yields the protein MLTYSMDVNAARLADFSEVSVLSNRQHQEQTTRRRIDHPHLENNHLPRGGRGEQPLEAGTHKAGRHALEIFPAHVASRRAIAWDGITVEIVRCVAHDRVEFRFRAPCHLLLVHEEGVRDHGETFIRTLPPSNLRTLKRKLTFVPAGHEYHDWQQPRVPSRMTCFYLDPAKMSAIDPESPDARLAPRLLFEHRGLWDAAAKLTAAIDEGCENERYCEALGVIVAHELMQDNEHSPRRKPLARGGLAVWQQRAVTGYMEEHLAEPISLATLAALARLSSYYFCRAFKQSFGMPPHRYHISRRIERAKALLGDPEQSVTDIGLALGFSETSSFSSAFRQTTGITPTQYRRSLG from the coding sequence ATGCTGACCTACTCGATGGATGTCAACGCTGCGCGGCTCGCCGACTTCTCCGAAGTCTCCGTCCTAAGCAACCGTCAGCATCAGGAACAGACGACGCGGCGGCGCATCGATCATCCGCATCTCGAAAACAATCATCTGCCGCGCGGCGGGCGCGGTGAGCAGCCCCTTGAGGCCGGGACGCATAAAGCCGGTCGCCACGCTCTTGAGATATTTCCTGCTCATGTCGCCAGCCGTCGGGCGATCGCCTGGGATGGGATCACCGTCGAGATCGTCCGGTGCGTCGCCCATGACAGGGTCGAGTTTCGATTCCGTGCACCGTGCCATCTGCTGCTTGTCCATGAAGAGGGCGTTCGTGACCACGGCGAGACCTTCATTCGGACTCTGCCGCCTTCGAACCTGCGAACGCTCAAGCGCAAGCTCACCTTCGTGCCCGCCGGTCACGAATACCATGACTGGCAGCAGCCGCGCGTTCCCAGTCGTATGACCTGCTTCTATCTTGATCCGGCCAAAATGTCTGCCATCGATCCGGAGTCACCCGATGCTCGACTTGCACCTCGACTATTGTTCGAACATCGCGGGCTGTGGGATGCCGCCGCGAAGCTGACAGCAGCAATCGACGAAGGCTGCGAAAACGAGCGCTATTGTGAAGCGCTTGGGGTGATCGTTGCGCATGAGCTGATGCAGGACAACGAGCATTCGCCACGCCGCAAACCATTGGCGAGGGGTGGGCTGGCTGTCTGGCAGCAGCGCGCCGTCACAGGATATATGGAGGAACACCTGGCCGAACCTATCTCGCTCGCGACGCTGGCGGCGCTCGCTCGTCTAAGCTCTTACTATTTCTGCCGCGCATTCAAGCAATCATTCGGCATGCCACCACACCGGTATCACATTAGTCGCCGTATCGAGCGCGCCAAGGCCTTGCTGGGAGATCCGGAACAGTCAGTGACTGACATCGGGCTCGCGCTGGGGTTCAGCGAGACGAGCTCATTTTCGTCAGCATTTCGGCAGACGACAGGGATCACTCCCACCCAATACCGCCGCAGCTTAGGGTGA
- a CDS encoding PAS domain S-box protein, producing MTRDPVQEVLRLLVGVLALAALTWLFFWLNLRLVSAAFTYLILIVLLSLSGGLISLIVLCFAAVASLNYFFAPPIFSFRVDYPEDIIALAGFLITSLVITGLVGRMRAGRDQLVQVLDGLPALVWNMSSHGTADFFNDRFLNYTGLSAQQSRGPGWLNAVHPEDRACEEWSTVFATGKPFEREMRIRSAGGEYRWFFVRLVPIFGEQNKILRWCASAGDVQERRRALEALRDSEEQWRAVFEHNPTMYFMLDAAGSVLSVNPYGACQLGYDVSDLTGRPVQEVFHETDWPIVQRKAAMCMEQLGEPTSWEARKRRKDGTILWVRETAKAMLIKQQPVLLVVCEDITDRKRAEYLAQHVFDTLPDVVSVIDKDYRYRQSNRAHQRVWGLTADTLIGRYVADAMGREAFDQLAKPNLDRCFAGEEFHISQWFDGPAGRRYWVVTYSPLQLETDAVDSALVLARDLTDHMLASEAVRDAQAQLAHANRVATVGQLTASVAHEVNQPVGALVTNAHAALRLLRATPPDLELSCQALEDIIKDGRRVSDVISRIRALVKKTPAQIDKLDINEVIIETIALTRGEIIKNGISLEADLASDLPFVRGDRIQLQQVIMNLVMNAVEAMSNVDDDGRELQISSARDREDGISLTVRDSGPTLRPEALDRFFEAFYSTKASGMGIGLSICRSIVEAHGGRIWATANATRGVTLHIVLPASRDSSP from the coding sequence ATGACGCGTGATCCAGTCCAGGAGGTGCTGCGGTTGTTGGTCGGCGTCCTCGCGCTGGCAGCACTGACATGGCTATTTTTTTGGCTGAACCTGCGCCTGGTTTCCGCGGCGTTCACATACCTGATTCTCATTGTTCTGTTGTCACTCTCCGGCGGCCTGATTTCTCTCATCGTCCTATGCTTCGCTGCCGTTGCATCCCTCAACTACTTCTTTGCGCCCCCCATCTTCTCCTTTCGAGTTGATTATCCGGAAGACATCATCGCTTTGGCCGGGTTCCTGATCACCTCCCTGGTCATCACCGGCCTCGTAGGGAGGATGAGGGCGGGACGAGACCAACTGGTGCAGGTCCTGGACGGGTTGCCTGCGCTGGTTTGGAACATGTCCTCACACGGCACAGCTGATTTCTTCAATGATCGGTTCCTGAACTACACCGGCTTGTCCGCGCAGCAGTCGCGGGGCCCAGGCTGGCTGAATGCAGTGCATCCGGAAGATCGCGCCTGTGAGGAGTGGAGCACCGTGTTCGCGACTGGGAAGCCGTTCGAAAGAGAAATGCGCATTCGAAGCGCTGGCGGCGAATACCGTTGGTTCTTTGTCCGCCTGGTACCGATCTTTGGCGAGCAGAATAAGATATTGAGATGGTGCGCCAGCGCGGGCGACGTCCAGGAGCGCAGACGGGCGCTCGAGGCCTTGCGCGATAGCGAAGAACAGTGGCGCGCGGTTTTCGAGCACAATCCCACAATGTATTTCATGCTAGATGCGGCCGGTTCTGTGCTTTCGGTCAATCCTTATGGCGCCTGCCAGTTGGGCTACGACGTCAGCGATCTGACAGGCCGCCCCGTGCAGGAGGTGTTTCATGAAACTGATTGGCCGATAGTTCAGCGCAAGGCCGCCATGTGCATGGAACAGCTTGGTGAGCCGACAAGCTGGGAGGCGCGAAAACGGCGCAAAGACGGAACCATCCTGTGGGTACGCGAAACCGCCAAAGCGATGTTGATCAAGCAGCAGCCGGTGCTCTTGGTCGTCTGCGAGGATATCACCGATCGCAAGCGCGCCGAATATCTGGCTCAGCATGTCTTTGACACGCTACCAGACGTCGTGTCTGTGATCGACAAAGATTACCGCTACCGACAGTCCAATCGGGCACATCAGCGAGTTTGGGGATTAACGGCCGACACGCTCATCGGCCGGTACGTCGCTGACGCCATGGGGAGGGAGGCGTTCGACCAGCTGGCCAAACCGAATTTGGATCGGTGCTTTGCTGGAGAAGAGTTCCACATCAGTCAATGGTTCGATGGGCCCGCCGGTCGAAGATACTGGGTCGTAACCTATTCACCGCTCCAGCTCGAAACAGACGCGGTGGACAGCGCGCTTGTATTGGCCCGCGATCTGACGGATCACATGCTGGCCTCGGAAGCCGTACGGGACGCCCAGGCCCAACTGGCGCACGCGAACCGAGTGGCGACCGTCGGTCAACTAACCGCATCTGTTGCGCATGAGGTCAATCAGCCCGTTGGAGCGCTGGTCACGAACGCGCATGCCGCCTTGCGCCTGCTCCGCGCAACGCCTCCGGATCTGGAGCTGTCTTGCCAGGCGCTGGAGGACATTATCAAGGACGGGCGCAGGGTCAGCGATGTCATCAGCCGGATCCGCGCATTGGTCAAAAAGACGCCAGCGCAGATCGACAAGTTGGATATTAACGAGGTGATCATCGAGACGATCGCCCTGACCCGCGGCGAGATTATCAAGAACGGGATATCACTTGAGGCAGACCTTGCATCCGATTTGCCGTTCGTTCGCGGAGATCGGATTCAGCTGCAACAAGTCATCATGAATTTGGTGATGAATGCTGTCGAGGCCATGAGCAATGTCGACGACGACGGACGCGAATTGCAGATTAGCTCAGCAAGGGACCGAGAGGATGGCATCTCGCTCACAGTTCGCGACTCCGGTCCGACATTGCGCCCAGAAGCTCTGGACCGGTTCTTTGAGGCGTTCTACTCCACCAAAGCCAGCGGCATGGGCATCGGACTTTCCATCTGCCGTTCAATAGTTGAGGCACACGGCGGCCGCATTTGGGCCACCGCGAATGCTACTCGAGGCGTCACGCTTCATATCGTCCTGCCGGCATCGCGAGACTCTTCGCCTTGA
- a CDS encoding response regulator transcription factor, which produces MRQHNSSTKPAGSTDQPTVFVIDDDASMREALARLFYSVQLKVEVFASTQEFLQAKRPDAPACLVLDIRLPGLSGLDFQAGLADAALPIPVVFITGHGDIPMSVRAMKAGAIDFLTKPFRDQDLLDAVAAAIQRDKGRRENEHAIADMRAHFASLTAREREIMALVASGLMSKQIAAQINLSEITVKVHRSHIMKKMEARSVADLVRMAEALGVKPPTLQH; this is translated from the coding sequence ATGAGGCAGCATAATTCATCAACGAAGCCGGCTGGAAGCACGGACCAGCCGACCGTCTTCGTCATCGACGACGATGCGTCAATGCGTGAGGCGCTCGCACGGCTGTTCTATTCGGTCCAGTTGAAGGTTGAAGTATTCGCGTCGACGCAGGAGTTCTTGCAGGCTAAGCGGCCGGATGCTCCGGCTTGTCTCGTGCTCGATATCCGACTGCCTGGGCTGAGTGGCCTTGATTTCCAAGCCGGATTGGCAGATGCCGCGCTTCCTATTCCGGTCGTGTTCATTACGGGGCACGGCGATATTCCGATGTCGGTGCGAGCCATGAAGGCCGGCGCCATCGATTTCCTCACCAAGCCGTTCCGTGACCAGGACCTTCTGGATGCCGTTGCCGCTGCAATCCAGCGCGACAAGGGGCGCCGCGAAAATGAACATGCGATCGCGGACATGAGGGCGCACTTCGCATCGCTAACCGCTCGCGAGCGCGAGATCATGGCTCTGGTCGCCAGCGGATTGATGAGCAAGCAAATCGCGGCTCAGATCAATCTGAGCGAAATCACGGTGAAAGTGCACCGTAGCCATATCATGAAGAAGATGGAAGCCAGATCAGTGGCCGATCTGGTCAGGATGGCTGAAGCCCTTGGAGTAAAGCCTCCGACGCTCCAGCACTGA
- a CDS encoding response regulator transcription factor, which produces MDDDASVRTATARLLRSLGFSAHAFASAKEFLSSPRLPETSCLIADVEMPGMSGIELQEYLIANGHNTPMIFITAFPEDRIRERAMRAGAIDFLSKPFDEPRLLECVERALAMRQDRPNNP; this is translated from the coding sequence GTGGACGACGATGCTTCGGTGCGTACCGCGACCGCGAGATTGTTGAGGTCACTGGGATTCTCAGCCCATGCGTTTGCTTCGGCCAAGGAATTCCTGTCGTCGCCGCGACTGCCTGAAACCTCGTGCCTCATTGCCGACGTGGAGATGCCCGGTATGAGCGGCATTGAGCTGCAGGAGTATCTGATTGCCAACGGCCATAACACCCCGATGATCTTCATCACGGCATTTCCGGAGGATCGGATTCGAGAACGCGCGATGCGGGCTGGGGCGATCGATTTTTTGAGCAAGCCATTCGATGAGCCGCGGCTGCTCGAATGTGTGGAGCGGGCACTGGCGATGCGCCAAGACCGCCCGAACAACCCTTGA